One Pelecanus crispus isolate bPelCri1 chromosome 14, bPelCri1.pri, whole genome shotgun sequence genomic window carries:
- the IFT52 gene encoding intraflagellar transport protein 52 homolog isoform X1 yields MERGLRNAIVFNASKGEAFTLASSYKSLRKRLRGNWKIQSLKDEITSEKLFGVKLWITAGPREKFSAAEFSALKKFLEDGGAILVMLREGGESRYGTNINFLLEEYGIIFNNDAVVRNVYYKYHHPKEALISDGVLNRGISEAARKTVLETTDEDGSGHDSQALTFVYPFGATLNVMKPAVAILSTGSVCFPLNRPILAFYQHEKQGGKMAALGSSHMFSDQYLDKEENGKIMDVLFQWLTTSDIHLNQMDMEDPEISDYTMLPDTAALSEQLRVCLQEGDENPRDFTKLFDTSLYQLDTTALPSVIKAYEQLNVKHEPLQLIQPQFETPLPVLQPAVFPPAFRELPPPPLELFDLDETFSSEKARLAEITNKCTDDDLEFYVRKCGDILGVTSKLPKEKQDAKHILEHIFFQVVEFKKLNQEHDTDTSEAGFQNGN; encoded by the exons ATGGAGAGGGGCCTGCGGAATGCCATCGTCTTCAACGCGTCCAAAGGGGAGGCTTTCACTCTCGCCAGCAGCTACAAATCCCTGCGCAAAAGGCTTCGCGGCAACTGGAAGATCCAGAG CTTAAAAGATGAGATCACATCTGAGAAACTGTTTGGGGTAAAATTGTGGATTACAGCAGGGCCAAGAGAAAAGTTCAGTGCTGCTGAG ttttctgctctgaagaaatTCCTGGAGGATGGTGGAGCCATCCTGGTGATGCTAAGAGAAGGCGGGGAGTCCCGATATGGCACAAATATTAACTTTTTGTTAGAAGAATATGGGATCATTTTCAATAATG ATGCTGTAGTACGAAATGTATATTACAAGTACCACCACCCAAAAGAAGCACTAATCTCTGATGGAGTTTTGAATAG GGGAATCAGTGAAGCTGCAAGAAAAACTGTTCTTGAGACAACAGATGAAGATGGAAGTGGGCATGACTCACA AGCGCTCACTTTCGTGTATCCATTTGGTGCCACGCTGAATGTGATGAAACCAGCAGTGGCTATTCTATCAACAGGATCTGTCTGCTTCCCGCTCAACAGGCCTATTCTTGCTTTCTATCAGCATGAG AAACAAGGTGGAAAGATGGCAGCACTGGGGTCTTCCCACATGTTCAGTGATCAATATTtagataaagaagaaaatggtaaGATCATG GATGTGCTTTTCCAGTGGCTCACAACATCAGATATCCATTTAAACCAGATGGATATGGAGGACCCTGAG atTTCAGACTATACCATGCTCCCAGATACAGCTGCGCTGTCTGAGCAACTGCGAGTCTGTCTGCAAGAAGGAGATGAGAACCCAAGAGACTTCACAAAGCTGTTTGATACATCCCTTTATCAGCTGGATACAACTGCCCTCCCTTCAGTTATCAA AGCTTATGAACAACTGAATGTGAAGCACGAACCCCTCCAACTCATTCAGCCTCAATTTGAGACTCCACTACCTGTCCTCCAGCCAGCT GTTTTTCCACCTGCTTTTAGAGAATTGCCTCCTCCCCCTCTGGAGCTGTTTGACTTGGATGAAactttttcctctgagaaagCTCGTCTTGCAGAGATTACAAACAAAT GTACTGATGATGACCTGGAGTTTTATGTACGAAAATGCGGCGATATCCTAGGAGTAACAAGTAAACTCCCAAAGGAGAAGCAAGATGCCAAGCATATCCTGGAGCATATCTTCTTCCAAGTGGTTGAGTTTAAGAAACTGAATCag GAACATGATACTGACACAAGTGAGGCTGGATTCCAGAATGGTAACTGA
- the LOC142594919 gene encoding uncharacterized protein LOC142594919, whose amino-acid sequence MLSTKRHGTSILTIKEILENGFVAGASSYTHSSPVHSYYMDNSSASKPDTWEFLMDLDNATKGSSLCGVKQSESLSSCVKTDLHSLTQGVSDLSLVCFCKTHHSQAAFDLSGLPCEQHPSRAGCLMDVASQNTSTPCKKEKHPKLLESLLSKSIELVGDLSTLGKTPAPRWEISAIKAPLDTSLSLDVSTEELRLPGCSKPDTPSLETSVVIPLAWPGAFKRHPMLMPRSATPETQLSDPEPVPVLLHQALCCPGSALEHSGLRGACPGTSCAAEEHGARSCHPRRSADEALPPCPEPGACFLMAPWRKAESSSLG is encoded by the coding sequence ATGCTGTCCACCAAGAGGCATGGTACCAGCATCCTGACAATAAAGGAAATCCTGGAAAATGGGTTTGTGGCTGGGGCCTCCAGCTATACCCACTCTTCTCCTGTCCACAGTTACTACATGGACAATAGCAGTGCCTCCAAACCAGACACCTGGGAGTTTCTCATGGACTTGGACAACGCAACAAAAGGCAGTTCCCTGTGTGGTGTCAAGCAGTCGGAGTCTCTGAGCAGCTGTGTGAAGACTGACCTGCACAGCCTGACCCAGGGCGTCTCTGACCTCAGTCTTGTCTGCTTCTGCAAGACCCACCATAGTCAGGCTGCCTTTGACCTGTCTGGTTTGCCCTGTGAGCAGCACCCCAGCAGAGCCGGCTGCCTGATGGACGTGGCGTCGCAGAACACCTCAACGccatgcaagaaagaaaagcacccCAAACTGCTGGAGAGTCTGCTCTCCAAGAGCATTGAGCTCGTTGGTGACCTCTCAACCCTTGGGAAGACGCCAGCACCCAGATGGGAGATTTCGGCAATAAAAGCCCCCCTGGATACCAGCCTGTCCCTTGACGTGAGCACCGAGGAGTTACGGTTACCGGGATGCTCTAAACCGGACACGCCGTCCCTGGAGACCTCTGTAGTAATTCCTCTGGCTTGGCCTGGTGCCTTCAAGAGGCACCCTATGCTGATGCCCAGGTCTGCCACCCCTGAGACCCAGCTGAGCGATCCTGAGCCCGTCCCTGTGCTTCTCCatcaggctctgtgctgccctggCTCCGCGCTGGAGCACAGTGGGCTGCGGGGTGCCTGCCCGGGGACCTCCTGTGCCGCCGAGGAGCACGGTGCCCGGAGCTGCCACCCACGCCGCAGCGCAGATGAAGCCCTCCCGCCCTGCCCTGAGCCGGGGGCTTGCTTCCTGATGGCACCCTGGCGAAAGGCTGAATCCTCCAGCCTGGGGTGA
- the IFT52 gene encoding intraflagellar transport protein 52 homolog isoform X2, translating to MLREGGESRYGTNINFLLEEYGIIFNNDAVVRNVYYKYHHPKEALISDGVLNRGISEAARKTVLETTDEDGSGHDSQALTFVYPFGATLNVMKPAVAILSTGSVCFPLNRPILAFYQHEKQGGKMAALGSSHMFSDQYLDKEENGKIMDVLFQWLTTSDIHLNQMDMEDPEISDYTMLPDTAALSEQLRVCLQEGDENPRDFTKLFDTSLYQLDTTALPSVIKAYEQLNVKHEPLQLIQPQFETPLPVLQPAVFPPAFRELPPPPLELFDLDETFSSEKARLAEITNKCTDDDLEFYVRKCGDILGVTSKLPKEKQDAKHILEHIFFQVVEFKKLNQEHDTDTSEAGFQNGN from the exons ATGCTAAGAGAAGGCGGGGAGTCCCGATATGGCACAAATATTAACTTTTTGTTAGAAGAATATGGGATCATTTTCAATAATG ATGCTGTAGTACGAAATGTATATTACAAGTACCACCACCCAAAAGAAGCACTAATCTCTGATGGAGTTTTGAATAG GGGAATCAGTGAAGCTGCAAGAAAAACTGTTCTTGAGACAACAGATGAAGATGGAAGTGGGCATGACTCACA AGCGCTCACTTTCGTGTATCCATTTGGTGCCACGCTGAATGTGATGAAACCAGCAGTGGCTATTCTATCAACAGGATCTGTCTGCTTCCCGCTCAACAGGCCTATTCTTGCTTTCTATCAGCATGAG AAACAAGGTGGAAAGATGGCAGCACTGGGGTCTTCCCACATGTTCAGTGATCAATATTtagataaagaagaaaatggtaaGATCATG GATGTGCTTTTCCAGTGGCTCACAACATCAGATATCCATTTAAACCAGATGGATATGGAGGACCCTGAG atTTCAGACTATACCATGCTCCCAGATACAGCTGCGCTGTCTGAGCAACTGCGAGTCTGTCTGCAAGAAGGAGATGAGAACCCAAGAGACTTCACAAAGCTGTTTGATACATCCCTTTATCAGCTGGATACAACTGCCCTCCCTTCAGTTATCAA AGCTTATGAACAACTGAATGTGAAGCACGAACCCCTCCAACTCATTCAGCCTCAATTTGAGACTCCACTACCTGTCCTCCAGCCAGCT GTTTTTCCACCTGCTTTTAGAGAATTGCCTCCTCCCCCTCTGGAGCTGTTTGACTTGGATGAAactttttcctctgagaaagCTCGTCTTGCAGAGATTACAAACAAAT GTACTGATGATGACCTGGAGTTTTATGTACGAAAATGCGGCGATATCCTAGGAGTAACAAGTAAACTCCCAAAGGAGAAGCAAGATGCCAAGCATATCCTGGAGCATATCTTCTTCCAAGTGGTTGAGTTTAAGAAACTGAATCag GAACATGATACTGACACAAGTGAGGCTGGATTCCAGAATGGTAACTGA
- the SGK2 gene encoding serine/threonine-protein kinase Sgk2 isoform X2 encodes MCVAWMESSTALGKTKGLIKHGRERIGQTIKASGSRLCSYAERVAFLMDRSRSPDKSTQPPTPTDNINLGPSANPNAKPTDFDFLKVIGKGSFGKVLLAKRKCDGTFYAVKVLHKKTILKKKEQNHIMAERNVLLKNVKHPFLVGLHYSFQTSEKLYFVLDYVNGGELFFHLQRERCFREPRARFYAAEVASAIGYLHSLNIIYRDLKPENILLDCQGHIVLTDFGLCKEGMEQEETTSTFCGTPEYLAPEVLKKQPYDRTVDWWCLGAVLYEMLFGLPPFYSRDVSQMYDNILHKPLQIQGSKTVAACDILQGLLHKDQKRRLGAKTDFLEIKSHIFFSPINWDDLYHKRITPPFNPNVAGPADLRHFDPEFTQEAISTSITHTPDLAASSSSASDAFLGFSYAPTDEGI; translated from the exons TGCTGAACGAGTTGCTTTTTTAATGGATCGCTCTCGGAGCCCAGACAAAAGCACCCAG CCTCCAACACCAACTGACAACATCAACCTTGGACCTTCTGCTAACCCAAA TGCCAAGCCAACAGACTTTGACTTCCTGAAGGTTATTGGCAAAGGAAGCTTTGGAAAA GTTCTCCTGGCCAAACGCAAGTGTGATGGGACTTTTTATGCTGTGAAAGTCTTGCATAAGAAAACcatcctgaagaaaaaagag CAAAACCACATCATGGCAGAGCGCAACGTGCTCCTGAAAAATGTCAAGCACCCCTTCCTTGTGGGACTCCATTACTCCTTCCAGACCTCGGAGAAGCTTTACTTTGTGCTTGACTATGTAAATGGTGGAGAG CTCTTCTTCCACTTGCAAAGGGAGCGCTGCTTCCGTGAGCCCCGGGCCCGATTCTATGCTGCAGAAGTCGCTAGCGCAATTGGGTACCTGCATTCCTTAAACATCATTTACAG GGACTTAAAACCTGAGAACATCCTCCTGGATTGCCAG GGACATATAGTATTGACAGACTTTGGACTCTGCAAAGAAGGAATGGAGCAAGAGGAGACAACTTCTACTTTTTGTGGCACTCCTGAG TACTTGGCTCCTGAGGTGCTAAAGAAGCAGCCGTACGACAGGACAGTAGACTGGTGGTGCCTGGGAGCCGTCCTCTATGAGATGCTGTTTGGACTG CCTCCTTTTTACAGCCGGGATGTGTCTCAAATGTATGACAACATTCTGCACAAGCCACTCCAGATCCAAGGAAGCAAGACTGTGGCAGCTTGTGACATCCTCCAGGGACTTCTCCACAAGGAccagaagaggaggctgggtGCCAAGACAGACTTT CTTGAGATAAAGAGCCATATATTCTTCAGCCCAATAAACTGGGACGACTTGTACCACAAGAGGATTACCCCTCCATTTAACCCCAATGTG GCCGGTCCAGCTGATCTGCGACACTTTGATCCAGAGTTCACCCAAGAAGCGATCTCCACCTCCATCACCCACACGCCTGACCtagcagccagcagctccagtgCCTCGGATGCGTTTTTAGGGTTTTCTTATGCACCAACTGATGAGGGCATCTAG